One part of the Oceanihabitans sp. IOP_32 genome encodes these proteins:
- a CDS encoding mechanosensitive ion channel family protein: protein MQDQEKSKIEKEVESIGEVISESTIWEKIVEFLEFKIINFTYGSGEDAQTIILRVKYILLVALVLIATTYILRWIKSLLTKKMPARDKAKFNTVFSFARWLIYVVVILVVFDSIGIRVTALFAASAALLIGVGLALQTLFQDIISGIFILVDQSVQVGDIIELEGRVGRVEEIKLRTTRAVTIDNKVLIIPNHLYLANSLYNWTQNGRTTRESVNVGVAYGSDIHLVKKLLLQAASSHPEILSEPEPRVVFTDFGDSSLNFKVVFTLNDGFLAQYPKSDIRFEIDRLFKENNISIPFPQRDIHIIKSNKEL from the coding sequence ATGCAAGATCAAGAAAAAAGTAAGATAGAAAAGGAAGTCGAATCTATAGGTGAAGTTATTTCCGAAAGCACCATATGGGAGAAAATTGTAGAATTTTTAGAGTTTAAAATCATCAATTTCACTTATGGTAGTGGTGAAGACGCCCAAACTATAATATTACGGGTTAAATACATTTTATTAGTAGCTTTAGTGTTAATAGCCACAACTTACATTTTAAGATGGATAAAAAGCTTATTAACAAAAAAAATGCCTGCGCGAGATAAGGCAAAATTTAATACTGTTTTTTCTTTTGCAAGATGGCTTATTTACGTGGTTGTTATACTGGTGGTTTTCGACTCTATTGGCATTAGGGTTACGGCACTTTTTGCCGCTTCAGCAGCACTATTAATTGGTGTTGGTTTAGCATTACAAACCTTATTTCAAGACATTATTTCCGGTATTTTTATACTTGTAGACCAATCGGTACAAGTTGGCGATATTATAGAGCTTGAAGGCAGAGTGGGCCGTGTTGAAGAAATAAAGTTGCGCACTACACGTGCTGTTACTATAGACAACAAGGTATTAATCATTCCAAATCATTTGTATTTAGCAAACAGTTTATACAATTGGACACAAAATGGTAGAACCACGAGAGAGTCTGTAAATGTGGGCGTAGCTTACGGAAGTGACATCCACTTAGTTAAAAAACTTTTATTGCAAGCAGCGAGCTCACATCCAGAGATTTTAAGCGAGCCAGAACCCCGAGTTGTCTTTACAGATTTTGGAGATAGTTCGCTAAACTTTAAAGTTGTGTTTACACTTAATGATGGATTTTTAGCACAGTATCCTAAAAGTGATATCCGATTTGAAATCGATAGACTGTTTAAAGAAAACAATATTTCCATCCCTTTTCCACAACGCGATATACATATTATTAAAAGTAACAAAGAATTATAA